The genomic interval GGTTTACGGCAAAAGCCCGCATCAACGCCTTTATATTTCAGCATTTCCTTGATTGTCGGATAAAGGCCATTATCCAAAATGCCAGCAATCAAATCGTTGGTTGTCTTTTGTACGTCTCTCGCTTCATCAATCCGGCCTTCCTGGGCAAGCTCAAAAATCTGTCTGGCCCGCTGACCATTCACGTTAAATGTACTACCAATAGCGCCGTCAACATTTAACACACTTGCCGAAAGCAGCATCTCGTCAAATCCTGAGAAGATCAGCTTTTCCGGGTAGGCATGCCTGATGCGTTCCAGTAAAAAGAAATCTGGCGCCGTAAATTTCACACCGATCACTTTGTCATTTTCAAACAGCTCGCCAAACTGCTCGAGATTCATGTTAACGCCGGTCAACGCCGGAATGGAATAAATGATCAAGTCATTATCGACACTATTTAAAATGGTATTGTAGTAGTCTTTTATTTCCTCAAAGTCAAACTTGTAGTAGAACGGTGTCACGGCAGAAATAGCATTATAGCCCAAATCTGTTGCGTATTTGGCCAGTTCGACGGCCTCATCCAGATTCAACGCCCCCACTTGTGCGATCAATTTCACGTCATCGCCCGCTTCGTTTTTTACAATGTCGAAAATCTGTTTCTTCTGTGCTAGGGAAATAAGGAAATTTTCA from Lentibacillus cibarius carries:
- a CDS encoding N-acetylneuraminate lyase, whose product is MKGLYTALMCSFDEKGNVNEKGLREIVRHNIDVQQMDGLYVNGSTGENFLISLAQKKQIFDIVKNEAGDDVKLIAQVGALNLDEAVELAKYATDLGYNAISAVTPFYYKFDFEEIKDYYNTILNSVDNDLIIYSIPALTGVNMNLEQFGELFENDKVIGVKFTAPDFFLLERIRHAYPEKLIFSGFDEMLLSASVLNVDGAIGSTFNVNGQRARQIFELAQEGRIDEARDVQKTTNDLIAGILDNGLYPTIKEMLKYKGVDAGFCRKPMKSLSEEGIKRAQEIADKHL